In Cutaneotrichosporon cavernicola HIS019 DNA, chromosome: 1, one DNA window encodes the following:
- the POX1 gene encoding uncharacterized protein (Belongs to the acyl-CoA oxidase family) — protein MAFPRPKPTTMEMLATERHDPPFNVRKMAVALHGSEEALQLKEKFMAELARNPAFKNNDIHDISKDEIRERTMEKFGAMVEFVTTESIEVFTQRMALVGIADPAFWTRFGVHYGLFLGALRSGATPNQMSYWIDKGVLGLNGVIGCFAMTELGHGSNVAGLETTATFDHESDTFVINTPHLRATKWWIGGAASSATHAAVFARLIIDGKDHGVQTFVTQLRDPKTFRTMPGITIGDIGKKMGRDGIDNGYIQFTFVNVPRAHMLMKNTQVSRDGKVTKPPLAQLAYGALLGGRTSMVADSSNSAKKALTIAVRYAAVRRQFASGGNTLETQLLDYPIHQRRLMPLVAQAVAIGFTATKLQAMYEDMTQSLDRLKPTDPNLMETLAKLKETHATSAGLKAFCTWSTLDTIEKCRQSCGGHGYSSYSNLPAQFNDFAVQCTWEGDNTILALQAGRALVASYIGATQGAKLPSGVAYLSNEANLTAKSDGTLSLDDKECGWDCVAANAAKKAAYEYADFRKQGKQKDEAYELCSQSRFIAAKLHTTGYIFKMFKAALADLADSPEKTALTTVAKLYGAWQIEQNEGVFLKYGFLQPSHTDEVQRQVDAFCAETRKFAVPLIDSFALSDHIINSPLGKWDGSVYESYFAQVRAQNPLPKEHPYFKRLIKPLLEREPFKHVDVEADMDLDNELAEMHARMAKSKSKKSRDQKE, from the exons ATGGCATTTCCAAGGCCCAAACCCACTACG ATGGAGATGCTCGCAACT GAGCGTCACGACCCGCCTTTCAATGTCCGCAAGATGGCTGTTGCCCTCCACGGCTCCGAGGAGGCTCtccagctcaaggagaagtTCATGGCAGAG CTCGCGAGAAACCCTGCGTTCAAGAACAACGACATCCATGATATCTCCAAGGATGAGATTCGTGAACGGACAAtggagaag TTCGGCGCAATGGTCGAGTTTGTGACGACCGAGAGCATCGAAGTCTTCACTCAGCGCATGGCGCTCGTTGGCATTGCCGACCCGGCCTTTTGGACGCGCTTTGGTGTCCACTACGGCCTGTTCTTGGGGGCGCTTCGCAGTGGCGCCACTCCCAACCAGATGA GCTACTGGATTGACAAGGGAGTACTCGGCCTCAACGGCGTCATCGGCTGCTTTGCCATGACTGAGCTGGGTCACGGCTCAAACGTCGCTGGTCTCGAGACTACCGCTACCTTTGACCACGAGAGTGACACGTTTGTCATCAACACGCCCCATCTCCGTGCCACCAAGTGGTGGATCGGTGGTGCCGCGAGCTCTGCAACTCACGCGGCCGTCTTTGCTCGTCTCATCatcgacggcaaggaccaCGGCGTCCAGACTTTTGTCACTCAACTGCGCGACCCCAAGACGTTCCGCACCATGCCTGGCATTACGATCGGCGACATTGGCAAAAAG atgGGTCGCGACGGTATCGACAACGGCTACATCCAGTTCACTTTTGTCAAcgtgccgcgcgcgcacaTGCTCATGAAGAACACGCAGGTGTcgcgcgacggcaaggtcaCCAAGCCGCCtcttgcgcagctcgctTACGGCGCGCTTCTCGGTGGCCGCACCTCAATGGTCGCCGACTCGTCCAACTCTGCCAAGAAGGCTCTCACCATTGCGGTCCGATACGCTGCAGTCCGCCGCCAGTTCGCGTCGGGCGGTAACACGCTCGAGacccagctcctcgactaccccatccaccagcgccgcctcatGCCCCTCGTCGCGCAAGCAGTCGCGATTGGGTTTACCGCCACCAAGCTCCAGGCAATGTACGAGGACATGACACAGTcgctcgaccgcctcaagCCGACCGACCCGAACCTGATGGAGACTcttgccaagctcaaggagacTCACGCCACCTCTGCAGGCCTCAAGGCGTTCTGCACATGGTCAACGCTCGACACGATCGAAAAGTGCCGTCAGTCCTGCGGTGGCCACGGCTACTCGTCGTACTCGAACCTCCCCGCGCAGTTCAACGACTTTGCTGTCCAGTGCACTTGGGAGGGTGACAACACCATTCTCGCTCTCCAGGCTGGCCGTGCCCTTGTGGCCTCTTATATCGGTGCGACGCAGGGTGCCAAGCTCCCCTCGGGCGTTGCGTACCTGTCCAACGAGGCCAACCTCACTGCAAAGTCGGATGGCACGCtctcgctcgacgacaaggagTGCGGTTGGGACTGCGTCGCTGCCAACGCtgccaagaaggccgcgTACGAGTACGCCGATTTCCGGAAGCAGGGCAAGCAAAAGGACGAGGCGTACGAGCTGTGCTCGCAGTCGCGCTTCATCGCCGCAAAGCTCCACACGACTGGCTACATCTTCAAGATGTTCaaggccgcgctcgccgacctcgccgacagCCCTGAGAAGACGGCGCTCACCACTGTCGCCAAGCTTTATGGAGCGTGGCAAATCGAGCAGAACGAGGGCGTTTTCCTCAAGTATGGCTTCCTCCAGCCCTCGCACACGGACGAGGTACAGCGCCAGGTCGACGCGTTCTGCGCCGAGACGCGCAAGTTCGCCGTGCCCCTCATCGACTCGTTTGCGCTCTCGGACCACATCATCAACTCGCCACTCGGCAAGTGGGACGGCTCGGTGTACGAGTCGTACTTTGCCCAGGTGCGGGCGCAGAACCCTCTGCCAAAGGAGCACCCGTACTTTAAGCGTCTTATCAAGCcgcttctcgagcgcgagccaTTCAAGCacgtcgatgtcgaggcTGACATGGACCTTGACAACGAGCTGGCGGAAATGCACGCCAGGATGGCAaagagcaagagcaagaAGTCTCGGGACCAGAAGGAGTAG
- the CKB1 gene encoding uncharacterized protein (Plays a complex role in regulating the basal catalytic activity of the alpha subunit), which produces MPPAYEYDPMGHHLVEGEEDELELYSPSEGSSEADSLGWITWFTTHIPGHDYFCEVHEDFIEDDFNLTGLQSLVPFWKEALEMILDAELEEDSAKIPDVSIVESSAELLYGLVHQRFILTKPGLSMMLEKYEQGDFGLCPRVYCHSTHVLPCGRSDMPGIDTVKLYCPNCSDIYSPPSSKYSQVDGAFFGTSFAPLFFQTYPELQSAPFAPTEQPPTSSSTPSNRSSPSRIAESIVNPNAYGGQRPALNKVYTPRVFGFKFSERARSGPRMRWLRERPERYDELEDVDWKGRWKKGKGTAADDEEGMKAEGRNGRLFDDDDDEDDEEEEEEEEAAVAPAAGRVR; this is translated from the exons ATGCCACCCGCATACGAGTACGACCCTATGGGCCACCACCTTGTTGAgggcgaagaagacgagTTGGAACTCT ATTCTCCGTCAGAAGGCTCGTCAGAGGCCGACTCTCTCGGTTGGATT ACTTGGTTCACCACTCACATCCCCGGACACGACTACTTCTGCGAGGTGCACGAGGACTTtatcgaggacgacttcAACCTGACTG GCCTGCAATCGTTGGTTCCCTTCTGGAAGGAGGCATTGGAGATGATTCTGGACGCCGAGTTAG AGGAGGACTCGGCCAAGATCCCAGACGTGTCCATTGTCGAGTCGTCTGCCGAGCTGCTGTACGGCCTCGTCCACCAGCGCTTCATTCTCACCAAGCCAGGGCTGTCGATGATG TTAGAGAAGTATGAGCAGGGCGACTTTGGCCTCTGCCCACGCGTGTACTGCCACTCCACACACGTGCTGCCGTGTGGCCGGTCCGACATGCCTGGCATCGACACTGTCAAGCTGTACTGCCCGAACTGTAGTGATATCTACAGCCCACCGAGCAGCAAGTACTCGCAGGTGGACG GTGCCTTCTTCGGAACGTCGTTTGCGCCGCTCTTCTTCCAGACATACCCCGAACTGCAGTCTGCGCCATTTGCTCCAACAGAGCAACCACCAacgtcgtcatcgacaCCCAGCAaccgctcctcgccgtccagAATTGCCGAGTCAATCGTCAACCCGAACGCGTACGGCGGACAGCGGCCCGCCCTGAACAAGGTGTACACCCCGCGCGTATTCGGCTTCAAATTTTCGGAGCGTGCGCGCAGCGGGCCGCGCATGCGCTggctgcgcgagcggccCGAGCGGTAcgatgagcttgaggacGTCGACTGGAAGGGACGGTggaagaagggcaagggcacggcggccgacgacgaagaAGGGATgaaggccgagggccgCAACGGGCGCCTGtttgacgacgatgacgatgaggatgatgaggaggaagaggaagaggaggaggcagcCGTCGCGCCAGCCGCCGGGCGAGTGCGCTAG
- a CDS encoding uncharacterized protein (WD domain, G-beta repeat), whose protein sequence is MSVRKSPPPSGPGMAVAKRARVEDDDEENTMTLTVASSGEGQRKNALVRTIKRTSGLEAPIVSLAGAHGGEITACKFDPRGETIAACSIDRGISLWKTYPPHDNYGLIPHVHKQAVLDIAFSLDSRVLYSGGADGYLIATDLEDGSRVAKYAAHFGPLNSIAVAISGGHELVLTGGDDGIARVWDLSLGTKDPVAEFDDERDCPVTAVEWSHDGNQCFVGGVDNEVKVWDLRTEKMLYSLKGHTDTTLIRCAWSKHDGGQRIAAGGGDRTVTVWDVQTGKILYKLPGHKGAVTGVDLHPREPIILTGSKDSNMLLGELDAQDFS, encoded by the exons ATGTCGGTCCGCAAGTCCCCTCCGCCCTCGGGGCCTGGAATGGCTGTTGCGAagcgtgcgcgcgtcgaggacgatgacgaggagaacaCGATGACCCTGACTGTTGCGTCGTCGGGCGAGGGGCAGCGCAAGAATGCGCTGGTGCGCACGATTAAGCGTACAAGTGGACTCGAGGCGCCGATCGTGTCCTTGGCTGGGGCCCACGGA GGCGAAATCACAGCGTGCAAGTTTGACCCAAGAGGGGAAACGATCGCAGCGTGCTCCATTGATCGTGGTATCT CGTTGTGGAAGACGTACCCCCCACATGACAACTATGGTCTCATCCCGCACGTGCACAAGCAGGCCGTGCTGGATATCGCGTTCTCACTCGACTCGAGGGTGCTCTActctggcggcgcggacgggTACCTCATCGCGACTGACCTGGAGGACGGCTCGCGCGTAGCCAAGTACGCCGCGCACTTTGGTCCGCTCAACTCGATTGCTGTGGCGATCTCAGGAGGGCACGAGCTGGTGTTGACTGGTGGGGATGACGGGATTGCGCGCGTGTGGGACTTGTCGCTGGGTACCAAGGACCCAGTGGCGGagtttgacgacgagcgcgactgTCCCGTGACGGCGGTGGAGTGGAGCCACGACGGGAATCAGTGCTTCGTGGGTGGTGTCGACAACGAGGTGAAG gTGTGGGATCTGCGGACAGAGAAAATGCTGTACTCGTTGAAGGGACACACGGACACT ACGCTGATCCGCTGTGCGTGGTCCAAGCACGACGGGGGACAACGGATAGCAGCGGGTGGCGGAGACCGTACGGTGACGGTGTGGGATGTGCAGACGGGCAAGATCCTGTACAAACTTCCCGGCCACAAGGGCGCAGTGACCGGCGTCGACCTGCATCCTCG GGAACCCATCATCCTTACGGGGTCCAAGGACTCGAACATgcttctcggcgagctcgacgcgcaggACTTTTCTTGA
- the GDI1 gene encoding uncharacterized protein (Belongs to the Rab GDI family), with the protein MDEEYDVIVLGTGLTECILSGLLSVDGQKVLHMDRNDYYGGESASLNLTQLYQKFRGSAPPEELNLGKDRSYAVDLIPKFILASGELTKILVHTDVTRYLDFKQIAGSYVYRDGKIAKVPSNESEAIRSSLMGLFEKNRARKFFGYLQRWNPDDPTTLEGFDADTQTMNDLFTKFGLEAGTQDFIGHAMALWLDDDYKTKPAKPTMERIRLYAESMARYGKSPYLYPLYGLGELPQAFSRLSAVYGGTYMLSKKVDSVNVDDDGKFVSVTSDGETVKAKRVIGDPSYFGAGQEAEGGKIRVVETGKVVRAICILKHPIPGTENADSCQIIIPQNQVGRKNDIYIAAVSSSHNVAAEGVYIAIVSTIVETSVPEREILPGLQLLGKVEDKFVSILPLYAPTADGSSDNIFITKSYDATSHFETVVDDVADVWQRIKGEKLVLKKRENQEIEA; encoded by the exons atggacgaggagtaTGAC GTTATCGTTCTC GGCACTGGCCTTACCGAGTGCATCCTCTCGGGCCTCCTCTCGGTCGATGGCCAGAAGGTCCTCCACATGGACCGCAACGACTACtacggcggcgagagcgcCTCCTTGAACCTCACCCAG ctctACCAGAAGTTCCGTGGCAGTGCCCCGCCTGAGgagctcaacctcggcaaggACCGCTCCTacgccgtcgacctcatccCCAAGTTCATCCTTGCGTCGGGTGAGCTCACCAAGATCCTCGTGCACACCGACGTGACACGCTACCTCGACTTCAAGCAGATTGCGGGCTCTTACGTGTACCGTGACGGCAAGATTGCCAAGGTGCCCTCGAATGAGAGCGAGGCTATCCGCTCGTCACTCATGGGTCTCTTTGAGAAGAACCGCGCCCGCAAGTTCTTTGGCTACCTCCAGAGGTGGAACCCGGACGACCCGACCACGCTTGAGG GCTTTGACGCGGACACTCAGACCATGAACGACCTGTTCACAAAgttcggcctcgaggccggcacCCAGGACTTCATCGGCCACGCCATGGCCCTGtggctcgacgacga CTACAAGACCAAGCCCGCCAAGCCCACCATGGAGCGCATCCGCCTCTACGCGGAGTCGATGGCGCGCTACGGCAAGTCGCCCTACCTCTACCCACTCTacggccttggcgagctgccCCAGGCCTTCTCGCGCCTCTCGGCTGTCTACGGCGGCACCTACATGCTCTCGAAGAAGGTAGACTCggtcaacgtcgacgacgacggcaagtTTGTGAGCGTCACCTCGGATGGCGAGAccgtcaaggccaagcgcgtTATTGGCGACCCATCGTACTTTGGCGCCGGCCaggaggctgagggcgGCAAGATCCGCGTTGTCGAGACCGGCAAGGTTGTCCGTGCCATCTGCATCCTCAAGCACCCCATCCCGGGCACTGAGAACGCCGACTCGTGCCAGATCATCATTCCCCAGAACCAGGTCGGGCGTAAGAACG acaTCTACATCGCCgccgtctcgtcgtctcACAAcgttgccgccgagggTGTCTACATTGCCATCGTCTCAACCATTGTCGAGACGTCGGTgcccgagcgcgagatTCTCCCCGGTCTCCAGCTCcttggcaaggtcgaggacaagtTTGTCTCGATCCTGCCTCTGTACGCTCCTACCGCCGACGGCTCCAGCGACAACATCTT CATCACCAAGTCTTATGACGCGACTTCGCACTTCGAGACTGTTGTTG ACGACGTTGCCGACGTGTGGCAGCGCatcaagggcgagaagctcgtgctcaagaagcgcgagaACCAGGAGATTGAGGCTTAA
- a CDS encoding uncharacterized protein (GAL4-like Zn(II)2Cys6 (or C6 zinc) binuclear cluster DNA-binding domain) produces the protein MSGSGDERAHKRSRQNVSQACVNCRQRKKKCDGNEPCATCLAYKDECVWGGKDDWRKPLSRSETNALRGRVEQLEALVRDYKTRLELVSIQRSMPSVESSTRSPMPQKLAPPRHRDDVEDVLHDDDGTLRFFGPTSAFHRAKPSHPPSREPFHTRGEDMKWARFLPDIYLTRDAHDTAVDRFFRYFSAFGQRVTPHLFYRDMELALDLAEADIPVAAPNYSPLLHNVILCLGLAYADEGYLRAVTTRRAFHEEANRRLDAEIGNPSLATVQGLALRSSFSSTEGDYSVGWINNGLATRMCYALGLHVDTTPLVERGKLLAEQNTQRCVTYWTCYVQEEMWAIYMGRTPLMSQWHSVPYPTVDTVTDNWEWTWPDSRAPPQKMYLSTCFVYTTALMRIATEITTTIYTGRYQKSDLVHDGTVKRFSDQLTAWLQSLPPPLQLSGNGTDLTLPHVVLLHLGCSWIAILLFQPFSQVANKEDVDFGKYAMTRCHRAALKVHRLAQLYRAQHKLKFVPPTIAQTVYTAGTSFLLAAAQAADKEHAAAALAHCNEMLAMLREISETWHAAAQKALILEELVAEYQNSTEAPVQAGQLWTVPLARDHPNPSPTTLDHPWSASDATLDDFIQSLFSQNTMPIGSDVDLMALLQDGMGLGLGTGQGSG, from the exons ATGTCGGGCTCGGGCGATGAGCGCGCACACAAGCGCTCACGACAGAACGTGAGCCAGGCCTGCGTCAACTGTCGGCAGAG GAAGAAGAAGTGTGACGGCAACGAGCCGTGTGCGACATGTCTCGCGTACAAG GACGAATGTGTTTGGGGCGGTAAAGATGACTGGCGCAAACCGCTGTCTCGGAGCGAGACGAACGCGCTGCGCGGGCGCGTGGAACaactcgaggcgctcgtgCGCGACTACAAGACGCGGTTGGAGCTCGTATCGATCCAGCGCTCCATGCCGAGTGTTGAGAGTAGCACGCGGTCGCCAATGCCGCAGAAACTTGCGCCGCCACGGCACCGAGACGACGTCGAAGATGTT CTccatgacgacgacggcacgCTGCGCTTCTTTGGCCCCACGAGTGCTTTCCATCGCGCCAAACCTTCCCACCCGCCGTCCCGCGAGCCATTCCATACGCGTGGCGAAGACATGAAATGGGCCCGTTTCCTCCCTGACATCTACCTCACGCGTGACGCTCACGACACGGCTGTCGACCGTTTCTTCCGCTACTTTTCTGCGTTTGGGCAGCGCGTCACGCCCCACCTCTTCTACCGGGACATGGAGCTTGCActcgatctcgccgaggcAGATATCCCCGTCGCCGCACCAAATTACAGCCCGCTCCTACACAATGTCATCCTCTGTCTCGGTCTGGCGTATGCCGACGAGGGATACTTGCGGGCAgtgacgacgcggcgcgcgtTCCATGAGGAGGCGAACCGACGGCTCGACGCCGAAATCGGAAACCCCTCCCTCGCTACCGTACAGGGCTTAGCGTTGAGGAGCTCATTCTCCAGCACGGAAGGCGATTACTCGGTCGGATGGATCAACAACGGACTAGCTACTCGCATGTGTTACGCGCTTGGTCTACACGTCGACACCACGCCGCTCGTGGAGCGCGGTAAACTCTTGGCCGAACAGAATACCCAGCGATGCGTCACGTACTGGACATGTTATGTCCAGGAGGAGATGTGGGCAATTTACATGGGTCGCACACCGCTCATGAGTCAATGGCACAGCGTGCCGTACCCGACCGTCGACACGGTTACGGATAACTGGGAATGGACGTGGCCCGATTCACGCGCCCCTCCGCAGAAAATGTACCTCTCCACCTGTTTCGTATACACGACGGCACTGATGCGCATCGCAACTGAaatcaccaccaccat ATACACGGGTCGGTACCAGAAGAGCGACCTGGTGCATGACGGCACTGTCAAGCGATTCAGTGACCAGCTCACCGCTTGGCTCCAGAGCTTACCGCCACCCCTCCAGTTGAGCGGGAACGGCACCGACCTCACGCTGCCCCATGTCGTGCTCCTGCATTTGGGATGTTCGTGGATTGCCATCCTGCTCTTCCAGCCCTTCTCGCAGGTCGCCAACAAGGAGGATGTAGATTTTGGCAAGTATGCCATGACT AGGTGTCATCGCGCAGCGCTCAAGGTTCACCGCCTCGCACAGCTCTATCGCGCCCAGCACAAGCTCAAGTTCGTCCCGCCCACCATTGCGCAGACCGTCTATACTGCCGGCACAtcgttcctcctcgcggcaGCCCAGGCTGCGGATAAGGAACATGCGGCTGCGGCACTTGCACATTGTAACGAGATGCTGGCAATGCTGCGCGAGATCAGCGAGACGTGGCATGCGGCCGCGCAGAAGGCGCTCATTCTCGAAGAGCTCGTGGCAGAGTACCAGAACTCGACGGAGGCGCCGGTCCAAGCGGGACAGTTGTGGACCGTGCCACTTGCGCGCGATCATCCCAACCCCTCACCGACCACGCTTGATCATCCGTGGAGCGCGTCGGACGCTACTCTCGACGACTTTATCCAGAGCCTGTTTAGCCAGAACACAATGCCAATCGgcagcgacgtcgacctcatgGCGCTGCTCCAGGACGGCATGGGTCTGGGTTTGGGCACAGGACAAGGTTCGGGATAG
- a CDS encoding uncharacterized protein (PPR repeat family), translating into MFRLARLAPDVRQLQKDSGRSGPPRGGATDRAPREWQPRGGSFARGGAAGAVAGAATPFRGRDSRGSRDSRGSHRRSDRDDRTGYDRYGSEGSKREWKVRGMTPPTSTNPYTLSQRVKKHLDRYPDRMTRPQVDELLAIVRDVPPDMATAPVWNLVLARMGRDGYYSAMWKSFNEMKKRGTNATSRTFTVLLNAFAGVAHSGVVNDSFAPASKPERLTLERVRRVYDLSQAHIRAMLKAQTKNEGSRDNLGVAYPEDHDEMPTLLPSEEVSVWPTNAYLKFLGRYGMWKEMEAVFMAMDREGPLAPDGATYYTMLNTANNVDHYHRSMKDDSLPAIEVGSVGRAYWDQAVRSGVEIDDRMALAALSCLAAGSPADQRVAEELIPRLWDLSAPGQPASATGAKGKYSLPRAWDNLPTFSLDVRTATTLLSTMRRMGNKSLVAHYTRLIADGPLARNADLALLRVFIHNLAFAGDADGASTVLETFQPPSGSDGWPIDVYLSVMGAARWAADWDIALSTFRRMVALPPTAEGGIGKYIWKSPNGRPQDVRGRPWVPPRPHPVNPTAMGLLFKTALAAAKSGIKPLRAATDIYEFYGPDTFFEVRTSAGVVDMNAGEAKHWDLSRRDYGFIGDAVELARDLEVAAERLAETPRNTEDREKHEAMRRDAARVVRIWGKKVEERGDKKPRPRFLRSVE; encoded by the exons ATGTTCCGCCTAGCACGACTCGCGCCAGATGTGCGGCAGCTCCAA AAGGATAGTGGACGGAGCGGTCCGCCccgtggcggcgcgacTGACCGCGCGCCAAGAGAATGGCAGCCTCGCGGCGGATCGTTTGCGCGCGGTGGAGCTGCAGGCGCAGTGGCTGGCGCTGCGACTCCCTTCCGCGGCCGCGACTCTCGTGGCTCTCGTGACTCTCGCGGCTCCCACCGCCGCTCCGACCGCGACGATCGTACTGGGTACGACCGTTATGGTTCCGAGGGAAGCAAGCGCGAGTGGAAGGTGCGGGGTATGACTCCCCCCACCTCGACGAACCCATACACCCTCTCGCAGCGGGTCAAGAAACACCTCGACCGCTACCCCGACAGGATGACGCGGCCGCAagttgacgagctgctcgccaTCGTGCGCGACGTACCCCCAGACATGGCGACTGCGCCAGTATGGAATTTGGTGCTCGCCCGCATGGGGCGGGACGGGTATTACTCGGCCATGTGGAAGAGTTTCAATGAG atgaagaagcGGGGCACGAACGCGACCTCGCGTACGTTCACTGTCCTGCTTAATGCGTTTGCCGGTGTTGCGCATTCTGGGGTTGTCAATGACTCATTTGCGCCAGCATCCAAGCCGGAGCGGTTGACACTCGAGCGTGTGCGTCGGGTATACGATCTTTCGCAGGCGCATATCCGGGCCATGCTCAAGGCCCAAACAAAGAACGAGGGGAGTAGGGATAACCTCGGCGTAGCGTATCCCGAAGACCACGATGAGATGCCTACCTTGCTCCCGTCCGAGGAGGTGAGCGTATGGCCCACTAATGCGTACCTCAAGTTCTTGGGTCGGTACGGTATGTggaaggagatggaggctGTGTTTATGGCTATGGATCGGGAAGGGCCCCTCGCACCAGATGGAGCGACGTACTATACCATGCTCAACACGGCGAATAACGTCGACCACTACCACCGCTCAATGAAGGACGACAGCCTCCCGGCTATCGAGGTAGGCAGTGTCGGGCGCGCATATTGGGACCAAGCGGTGCGGTCTGGCGTGGAGATCGACGACCGTATGGCCCTCGCTGCGCTGTCCTGTCTCGCAGCAGGAAGTCCTGCCGACCAGCGCGTGGCCGAGGAACTCATCCCGCGCCTCTGGGACCTGTCTGCGCCCGGCCAGCCGGCTTCAGCGACGGGTGCAAAGGGCAAATACTCCCTACCTCGAGCGTGGGACAACCTTCCCACTTTCTCTCTCGACGTGCGCACAGCTACAACTCTCCTCTCAACCATGCGCCGGATGGGCAACAAGtccctcgtcgcgcacTATACTCGCCTGATTGCCGATGGTCCACTCGCGCGCAACGCAGACCTCGCCCTACTTAGGGTCTTCATCCACAACCTGGCCTTTGCCggtgacgccgacggcgcaTCGACCGTCCTCGAGACATTCCAGCCTCCTTCCGGAAGCGACGGATGGCCCATCGACGTCTATCTCTCAGTCATGGGGGCGGCCCGCTGGGCCGCCGACTGGGACATTGCCCTCTCGACTTTCCGGCGCATGGTCGCTCTCCCACCTAccgccgagggcgggaTCGGCAAGTACATCTGGAAATCACCCAATGGCCGCCCGCAAGACGTGCGTGGTCGCCCATGGGTCCCGCCACGCCCTCACCCAGTGAACCCCACTGCGATGGGTTTGTTGTTCAAGACCGCACTGGCCGCTGCCAAGTCGGGTATCAAGCCCCTTCGCGCCGCGACTGATATTTACGAGTTTTACGGCCCAGACACGTTCTTCGAGGTGCGCACGAGCGCAGGAGTCGTGGATATGAACGCGGGCGAGGCTAAGCATTGGGACCTTAGTCGCCGGGATTACGGGTTTATTGGGGATgcggtcgagcttgcgcgtgacctcgaggtcgcggcTGAGCGGTTGGCCGAGACGCCACGTAACACCGAGGATAGGGAGAAACACGAGGCCATGAGGCgggacgcggcgcgggttGTGCGTATTTGGGGGAAGAAGGTGGAGGAACGGGGAGATAAAAAGCCCAGGCCGAGGTTCTTGCGTTCAGTCGAGTAG